The following are encoded together in the Vigna angularis cultivar LongXiaoDou No.4 chromosome 9, ASM1680809v1, whole genome shotgun sequence genome:
- the LOC108347756 gene encoding B3 domain-containing transcription factor NGA1 isoform X1: protein MELMQEVKGYSDSREEEEEEETAEEIVTREESSSKHHYPFSSPSLSLSPAPSISNYTSTTSAARPHHHHHVINIPHQQNPWLGMNIHDHDHHLQSPETTESHNSSSGLGLLHQDAAASNFVIGNHHNHHHHHHHTTKQLDFMDLTLGSSKDEGNLQGSGGAASSVFGHHASGSSSADGNVNNLQQPSEKEHMFDKVVTPSDVGKLNRLVIPKQHAEKYFPLDSSANEKGLLLNFEDRNGKSWRFRYSYWNSSQSYVMTKGWSRFVKEKKLDAGDIVSFQRGVGDLYRHRLYIDWRRRPDHHHHHGPDPSATLFTPFFLPNQQHFIRWGATGRFYSLPSPNPPRHHDHLQQHLNYNTMYHQHHHPFHHQLQGAAGAGGNGTHHYNNYHDMSSSGSGSVYYLRSTPPPMPFTDHQTLNTRQQQQEGGNVSHPPIIIDSVPVAHHHHHHQHHRGGKSGGSSTSTSPSTAGKRLRLFGVNMECASSTSEDPNCFSLLSSSSMAHATMANSNSPPSSSLPPLQLLREDSLSSPSSARFGDQRGEQPSMLFDLDPSLQYRQ from the coding sequence ATGGAGTTGATGCAAGAAGTGAAAGGGTATTCCGATAGCagagaggaggaagaggaagaggagacAGCAGAAGAAATCGTCACAAGAGAAGAAAGCAGCAGTAAGCACCACTACCCCTTTTCTTCTCCCTCTTTGTCTTTATCTCCTGCTCCTTCAATATCAAATTATACTTCTACTACTTCTGCTGCACGTcctcatcaccatcatcatgtAATAAATATTCCTCACCAACAAAATCCATGGCTGGGGATGAATATTCATGATCATGATCATCATCTTCAGTCTCCAGAGACCACTGAATCTCACAATTCATCATCTGGGTTAGGGTTGTTACACCAGGATGCAGCAGCTTCCAATTTCGTCATCGGCAATCAtcataatcatcatcatcatcatcaccacaCAACAAAGCAGCTAGATTTCATGGACTTGACACTGGGGAGCAGCAAGGACGAGGGGAATTTGCAAGGATCGGGAGGTGCTGCTTCTTCTGTGTTTGGTCATCATGCAAGTGGTAGTTCTTCTGCCGATGGTAACGTTAACAACCTGCAGCAGCCTTCTGAGAAGGAGCACATGTTTGACAAAGTTGTGACACCGAGTGATGTGGGTAAGCTGAACCGATTGGTGATACCAAAGCAGCATGCTGAGAAGTATTTCCCTCTTGATTCCTCAGCCAATGAGAAGGGGTTGCTGCTCAATTTTGAGGACAGAAATGGTAAGTCATGGAGGTTCAGGTACTCTTATTGGAACAGCAGCCAGAGCTATGTGATGACCAAAGGGTGGAGCCGTTTTGTGAAGGAGAAGAAGCTTGATGCTGGTGACATTGTGTCCTTCCAGCGTGGTGTAGGGGATTTGTATAGGCATAGGTTGTACATAGATTGGAGGAGAAGGCCTGATCACCATCACCACCATGGCCCTGACCCTTCAGCCACACTCTTCACACCTTTCTTTCTTCCCAATCAGCAACACTTCATCAGATGGGGTGCCACTGGAAGATTCTACTCCCTCCCCTCGCCAAACCCACCACGCCACCATGACCATTTGCAACAACACCTCAATTACAACACCATGtatcatcaacatcatcatccCTTTCATCACCAATTGCAAGGTGCTGCTGGTGCTGGAGGAAATGGAACTCATCACTACAACAACTATCATGACATGAGTAGTTCAGGATCTGGCTCGGTCTATTACCTCAGGTCAACACCCCCACCAATGCCATTCACTGATCACCAAACCTTGAACACaagacaacaacaacaagaggGAGGCAATGTTTCTCATCCTCCTATAATCATTGATTCTGTTCCAGTTGCtcaccaccaccatcatcaCCAGCACCACCGTGGTGGCAAGAGTGGTGGTTCTAGTACTAGTACAAGTCCTAGCACTGCAGGCAAAAGACTTAGGCTGTTTGGGGTGAATATGGAATGTGCTTCTTCAACATCAGAAGACCCCAACTGCTTCAGCTTATTGTCCTCATCTTCAATGGCACATGCGACAATGGCTAATTCCAATTCACCTCCCTCTTCTTCACTACCACCTCTTCAGCTTTTGAGGGAAGACTCACTTTCATCACCATCATCAGCAAGGTTTGGGGATCAGAGAGGGGAACAACCTTCAATGCTTTTTGATCTGGATCCTTCTTTGCAATACCGGCAGTGA
- the LOC108347756 gene encoding B3 domain-containing transcription factor NGA1 isoform X2 codes for MELMQEVKGYSDSREEEEEEETAEEIVTREESSRLLHQDAAASNFVIGNHHNHHHHHHHTTKQLDFMDLTLGSSKDEGNLQGSGGAASSVFGHHASGSSSADGNVNNLQQPSEKEHMFDKVVTPSDVGKLNRLVIPKQHAEKYFPLDSSANEKGLLLNFEDRNGKSWRFRYSYWNSSQSYVMTKGWSRFVKEKKLDAGDIVSFQRGVGDLYRHRLYIDWRRRPDHHHHHGPDPSATLFTPFFLPNQQHFIRWGATGRFYSLPSPNPPRHHDHLQQHLNYNTMYHQHHHPFHHQLQGAAGAGGNGTHHYNNYHDMSSSGSGSVYYLRSTPPPMPFTDHQTLNTRQQQQEGGNVSHPPIIIDSVPVAHHHHHHQHHRGGKSGGSSTSTSPSTAGKRLRLFGVNMECASSTSEDPNCFSLLSSSSMAHATMANSNSPPSSSLPPLQLLREDSLSSPSSARFGDQRGEQPSMLFDLDPSLQYRQ; via the exons ATGGAGTTGATGCAAGAAGTGAAAGGGTATTCCGATAGCagagaggaggaagaggaagaggagacAGCAGAAGAAATCGTCACAAGAGAAGAAAGCAGCA GGTTGTTACACCAGGATGCAGCAGCTTCCAATTTCGTCATCGGCAATCAtcataatcatcatcatcatcatcaccacaCAACAAAGCAGCTAGATTTCATGGACTTGACACTGGGGAGCAGCAAGGACGAGGGGAATTTGCAAGGATCGGGAGGTGCTGCTTCTTCTGTGTTTGGTCATCATGCAAGTGGTAGTTCTTCTGCCGATGGTAACGTTAACAACCTGCAGCAGCCTTCTGAGAAGGAGCACATGTTTGACAAAGTTGTGACACCGAGTGATGTGGGTAAGCTGAACCGATTGGTGATACCAAAGCAGCATGCTGAGAAGTATTTCCCTCTTGATTCCTCAGCCAATGAGAAGGGGTTGCTGCTCAATTTTGAGGACAGAAATGGTAAGTCATGGAGGTTCAGGTACTCTTATTGGAACAGCAGCCAGAGCTATGTGATGACCAAAGGGTGGAGCCGTTTTGTGAAGGAGAAGAAGCTTGATGCTGGTGACATTGTGTCCTTCCAGCGTGGTGTAGGGGATTTGTATAGGCATAGGTTGTACATAGATTGGAGGAGAAGGCCTGATCACCATCACCACCATGGCCCTGACCCTTCAGCCACACTCTTCACACCTTTCTTTCTTCCCAATCAGCAACACTTCATCAGATGGGGTGCCACTGGAAGATTCTACTCCCTCCCCTCGCCAAACCCACCACGCCACCATGACCATTTGCAACAACACCTCAATTACAACACCATGtatcatcaacatcatcatccCTTTCATCACCAATTGCAAGGTGCTGCTGGTGCTGGAGGAAATGGAACTCATCACTACAACAACTATCATGACATGAGTAGTTCAGGATCTGGCTCGGTCTATTACCTCAGGTCAACACCCCCACCAATGCCATTCACTGATCACCAAACCTTGAACACaagacaacaacaacaagaggGAGGCAATGTTTCTCATCCTCCTATAATCATTGATTCTGTTCCAGTTGCtcaccaccaccatcatcaCCAGCACCACCGTGGTGGCAAGAGTGGTGGTTCTAGTACTAGTACAAGTCCTAGCACTGCAGGCAAAAGACTTAGGCTGTTTGGGGTGAATATGGAATGTGCTTCTTCAACATCAGAAGACCCCAACTGCTTCAGCTTATTGTCCTCATCTTCAATGGCACATGCGACAATGGCTAATTCCAATTCACCTCCCTCTTCTTCACTACCACCTCTTCAGCTTTTGAGGGAAGACTCACTTTCATCACCATCATCAGCAAGGTTTGGGGATCAGAGAGGGGAACAACCTTCAATGCTTTTTGATCTGGATCCTTCTTTGCAATACCGGCAGTGA